In the Ursus arctos isolate Adak ecotype North America unplaced genomic scaffold, UrsArc2.0 scaffold_19, whole genome shotgun sequence genome, one interval contains:
- the FHOD1 gene encoding FH1/FH2 domain-containing protein 1 isoform X4: MAGEEDRGDGDSVSVLTVRVQYLEDTDPFACANFPEPRRAPTCSLDGALPLGAQIPALHRLLAAPLKLEDCALQVSPSGYYLDPELSLEEQREMLEGFYEEISKGRKPTLILRTQLSVRVNAILEKLYGSSGPELRRSLFSLKQIFQEDKDLVPEFVHSEGLSCLIRVGAAADHNYQSYILRALGQLMLFVDGMLGVVAHSETVQWLYTLCASVSRLVVKTALKLLLVFVEYSENNAPLFIRAVNSVASSTGSLPWANLVSILEEKNGADPELLVYTVTLINKTLAALPDQDSFYDVTDALEQQGMEALVQRHLGASGTDFDLRTQLVLYEGVISLQPSWPLTGPASSPAGPASSRTGPASPTGPASPTGPADPASTVISTYSAGPALSTGLAPSPVGPASGLCTSVNLFPAISVGSSADTSSERSIYKARFLENVAAAETEKQAALAQGRAETLAGAMPDEADGHPDTREPWGFPEPGPAPRTPESPVPRGLLRAQRSLEPEPKVPLAPPSPKAEPIQEFPIRVPKLCIGDLDFSDLGEDEDEDMLNVEAVEAGKGVPPPPPPLPVLSGGPPPPPPLPPPPIKGSLSPPPPPAAPLSPSAPDGLALPTKRKTVKLFWRELKLAGGQGGSGSHFGPCPTLWASLEPVSVDTARLEHLFESRAKDVLPSKKAGEGRRTMTTVLDPKRSNAINIGLTTLPPVHVIKAALLNFDEFAVSKDGIEKLLTMMPTEEERQKIEEAQLANPDVPLGPAENFLMTLASIGGLAARLQLWAFKLDYDSMEREIAEPLFDLKVGMEQLVKNATFRCILATLLAVGNFLNGSQSSGFELSYLEKVSEVKDTVRRQSLLHHLCSLVLQTQPDSSDLYSEIPALTRCAKVDFEQLTENLGQLERRSRAAEESLRSLAKHELAPALRARLTHFLAQCGRRVAMLQVVHRRVCNRFRAFLLYLGYTAPAAREVRIMQFCHTLREFALEYRTCRERVLQQQQKRATYRERNKTRGRMITETEKFSGVAGEAPSNPSVPVAVGSGPGRGDADSHASMKSLLTSKPEDTTHGRRSRGMVQSSSPVTPTAMGPSTASPEDPPGSSIPSDTSDEIMDLLVQSVTKSSPRALAARERKRSRGNRKSLRRTLKSGLGDDLVQALGLSKGPGLEV, encoded by the exons ATGGCGGGCGAGGAAGATCGCGGAGACGGGGACTCGGTATCAGTGTTGACCGTGCGGGTGCAGTACTTGGAGGACACCGACCCCTTCGCATGTGCCAACTTCCCGGAGCCGCGCCGGGCCCCCACCTGCAGCCTGGACGGGGCGCTGCCCCTGGGTGCGCAGATACCCGCTCTGCACCGCCTGCTGGCGGCGCCGCTAAAG CTGGAGGACTGTGCCCTGCAAGTGTCTCCCTCTGGATACTACCTGGACCCTGAGCTGTCTCTGGAAGAGCAGCGGGAGATGCTGGAGGGCTTCTATGAAGAGATCAG CAAAGGGCGGAAGCCTACACTCATCCTGCGTACTCAACTCTCTGTGAGGGTCAATGCCATCCTGG AAAAGTTGTATGGCTCCAGTGGCCCTGAGCTGCGTCGCTCCCTCTTCTCACTAAAGCAGATCTTCCAG GAGGACAAGGACCTGGTGCCTGAATTTGTGCACTCGGAGGGGCTGAGTTGCCTGATCCGTGTGGGTGCTGCTGCCGACCACAACTATCAGAGCTACATCCTCCGAG cactaGGCCAGCTGATGCTGTTTGTGGATGGGATGCTGGGGGTGGTGGCCCACAGCGAGACTGTGCAGTGGCTGTACACACTGTGCGCCAGTGTG tctcGCTTGGTGGTGAAAACGGCCCTGAAGCTGCTGCTGGTGTTTGTGGAATACTCTGAGAACAATGCACCACTGTTTATCCGCGCTGTCAACTCTGTGGCCAGCTCAACAG GCTCTCTTCCTTGGGCCAATCTGGTGTCCATCCTGGAGGAGAAGAATGGCGCTGACCCTGAGTTGTTGGTGTATACAGTCACCCTCATCaacaag ACACTGGCAGCACTTCCGGACCAGGACTCCTTCTATGATGTGACGGATGCGCTGGAGCAGCAGGGCATGGAGGCTCTGGTCCAGCGCCACTTGGGTGCCTCGGGCACTGATTTCGACCTGCGCACACAGCTTGTGCTCTATGAG GGGGTGATCTCCCTGCAGCCGTCTTGGCCGTTGACAGGCCCCGCCTCCAGCCCTGCAGGCCCCGCCTCTAGCCGCACAGGCCCCGCCTCGCCGACAGGCCCCGCCTCGCCGACAGGCCCCGCGGACCCCGCCTCAACGGTAATCTCCACCTACTCTGCTGGCCCTGCCCTGTCAACCGGTCTGGCCCCCAGCCCCGTGGGCCCAGCTTCGGGCCTCTGTACCTCGGTGAACCTCTTTCCTGCCATCTCCGTGGGGTCCTCAGCCGACACCTCCAGCGAGAGGAGCATCTACAA AGCCCGGTTCCTGGAGAATGTGGCAGCGGCagaaacagagaagcaggctGCACTGGCCCAGGGCCGGGCAGAGACATTGGCTGGGGCCATGCCCGATGAGGCCGATGGACACCCAG ATACGCGGGAACCATGGGGTTTCCCAGAACCAGGCCCTGCACCCAGAACACCTGAGAGCCCTGTCCCCCGAGGTCTGCTCCGGGCCCAGCGGAGCCTTGAGCCAGAGCCCAAGGTGCCACTGGCCCCACCAAGCCCCAAGGCTGAGCCCATTCAGGAGTTTCCTATCCGTGTACCCAAGCTGTGCATTGGAGACCTGGACTTCTCAGATCTGGGGGAGGATGAAGACGAGGACATGTTGAATGTGGAGGCTGTGGAGGCTGGGAAAGgggtcccacccccaccacccccactacctgtgctctctggaggccccccgcctcccccacccctacctccccCACCCATCAAAGGCTCActctcaccacctccacctccagccGCCCCCCTTTCTCCTTCAGCACCTGATGGTCTAGCCCTCCCCACCAAGAGGAAGACAGTAAAACTCTTCTGGCGGGAGCTAAAGctggctgggggccagggaggctCTGGGAGCCATTTTGGGCCTTGCCCCACCCTGTGGGCCTCACTGGAACCTGTCTCAGTGGACACAGCCCGGCTGGAACACCTGTTTGAGTCCCGTGCCAAAGACGTGCTGCCTTCCAAG AAAGCCGGTGAGGGCCGCCGGACAATGACCACAGTGCTGGACCCCAAGCGCAGCAACGCCATCAACATTGGCCTAACCACCCTGCCACCTGTGCATGTCATTAAGGCTGCCCTGCTCAACTTTGATGAGTTTGCTGTCAGCAAGGATGGCATTGAG AAACTGCTGACCATGATGCCCACGGAGGAGGAGCGGCAGAAGATCGAGGAGGCCCAGCTGGCCAATCCTGATGTACCCCTGGGCCCAGCTGAGAACTTCCTGATGACCCTTGCCTCCATTGGGGGCCTGGCCGCCCGCCTACAACTATGGGCCTTCAAGCTGGACTATGACAGCATGGAGCGG GAAATCGCAGAGCCACTATTTGACCTGAAAGTGGGCATGGAACAGCTGGTAAAAAATGCCACTTTCCGCTGCATCCTGGCCACTCTCTTGGCTGTGGGCAACTTCCTCAACGGTTCCCAG AGCAGCGGCTTCGAGCTGAGCTACCTGGAGAAGGTGTCCGAGGTGAAGGACACGGTGCGCCGGCAGTCACTGCTGCACCATCTCTGCTCCCTGGTGCTCCAGACCCAGCCTGATTCCTCGGACCTCTACTCAGAAATCCCTGCCCTCACCCGCTGTGCCAAG GTGGACTTTGAGCAGCTGACTGAGAACCTGGGGCAGTTGGAGCGTCGGAGCCGGGCAGCTGAGGAGAGCCTACGGAGCTTGGCCAAGCATGAGCTGGCCCCAGCCCTGCGTGCCCGCCTCACCCACTTCTTGGCCCAGTGTGGCCGCCGTGTTGCCATGCTGCAGGTAGTGCACCGCCGTGTCTGCAACAG GTTCCGTGCCTTCCTGTTGTACCTGGGGTACACGGCCCCGGCGGCCCGCGAAGTGCGCATCATGCAGTTCTGCCACACGCTGCGCGAGTTCGCGCTGGAGTACCGGACTTGCCGGGAACGGGtgctgcagcagcagcagaagcggGCCACGTACCGTGAGCGCAACAAGACCCGGGGCCGCATGATCACAGAG ACGGAGAAGTTCTCAGGTGTGGCTGGGGAAGCCCCCAGCAACCCATCTGTCCCAGTGGCTGTGGGCAGTGGGCCAGGGCGGGGTGATGCCGACAGTCACGCCAGCATGAAGAGTCTACTGACCAGCAAGCCGGAGGACACCACACATGGCCGCCGCAGCAGAG GCATGGTCCAGAGCAGCTCCCCCGTCACGCCAACAGCAATGGGGCCCTCCACTGCATCCCCAGAAGACCCCCCAGGCTCCAGTATACCCAGTGACACTTCAGATGAGATCATGGACCTGCTGGTGCAGTCAGTGACCAAGAGCAGTCCTCGTGCCTTAGCTGCTCGGGAACGCAAGCGCTCCCGGGGCAACCGCAAGTCTT TGAGACGGACACTGAAGAGCGGGCTTGGAGACGACCTGGTGCAGGCACTGGGACTGAGCAAGGGTCCTGGCCTGGAGGTGTGA